A genomic stretch from bacterium includes:
- a CDS encoding tetratricopeptide repeat protein, giving the protein MKFCKHFVLSLLVLSLISLSGCAILTHNKDISPNNSDAYAHYCMGTIYENRMDIDKAIREYESTIQVDRTAIRPRYILAGLYVRRGFIEQAIEQYRILSKLDPKNTRLSTVLGALYLHQGLTYSKIGDYEHAVVSYKKLLKIFRSDLSYYYLGVAYERMGKIYHADRQFNRAIKLNPDYAEAYNYLGYMYIDKGKKLDKSIKLIKKALEIEPENGYFVDSLGWGYYKRGMLEAAMLQLERAVELTKAEEDDPVIRDHLGDVYFQKKMYNKAIKQWEKAVELGAEDRKIIEEKIKNAGEN; this is encoded by the coding sequence ATGAAATTCTGTAAGCATTTCGTTTTAAGTTTACTTGTTCTTTCCCTGATATCTTTATCAGGTTGTGCAATACTTACTCACAACAAAGATATATCTCCTAATAATTCTGACGCCTATGCACATTATTGTATGGGCACTATATATGAGAATAGAATGGATATTGATAAGGCTATACGTGAGTATGAGAGCACAATACAGGTAGACAGGACAGCAATAAGACCAAGATACATCCTGGCTGGACTCTACGTTAGAAGGGGATTCATTGAACAGGCTATAGAGCAATATAGAATATTATCTAAGTTGGATCCGAAGAATACAAGACTCAGTACAGTTCTTGGCGCTTTGTATTTACATCAAGGACTTACGTACAGTAAAATAGGAGATTATGAACATGCTGTTGTATCCTATAAAAAGTTATTAAAAATATTTAGATCTGATTTAAGCTATTATTATCTTGGGGTTGCCTACGAGCGCATGGGAAAAATATATCATGCAGACAGGCAGTTTAACCGCGCTATAAAATTAAATCCGGATTATGCAGAAGCTTATAATTATTTAGGATATATGTATATAGATAAGGGGAAGAAACTTGATAAATCTATAAAATTAATTAAGAAGGCTCTTGAAATTGAGCCGGAGAACGGCTACTTTGTTGACAGCTTAGGGTGGGGATATTACAAAAGAGGAATGCTTGAGGCAGCAATGTTACAGCTTGAAAGAGCTGTGGAGCTTACTAAAGCAGAAGAAGACGATCCTGTAATAAGAGATCATCTTGGAGATGTATATTTTCAAAAAAAAATGTATAATAAAGCTATCAAGCAGTGGGAAAAAGCGGTAGAATTGGGCGCAGAAGATAGGAAAATAATTGAAGAGAAAATAAAAAATGCAGGGGAGAACTAA